DNA sequence from the Bordetella genomosp. 9 genome:
TGGAGGCCTACCAGAAATGGGCGGGCGACAAGAAGAACGCCGAGACCAAGGAAAACCTGGATGCCCTCATCAAGGACATCCAGAACACCGACACCTACAAGTCGCTCAACGATGCCTTCAAGAACTCCGAGTTCTACAAGGAGATGCAGGCGTCCGGCAAGAAGATCAACGAATACCTGGACCAGCAGTCCAAGGGTTCGGTGAAACGGCCGAATGTCTCCCTGACGCTGTCCATGGGCGGCGACGGCGGCAGCGGCAATCGCGGCGGCCAGGTCAACCTGACCAACGGGGGCAGGATCCTGACCACCGGCGACATCTCGTACGGCGTGCTCGGGCAGTCCATCGGCGGCGGCGGCGGGCAGGGCGGCGTCGCGTACTCGTCCGGCACCAACAAAACGAACCTGGGCGGTACGCTCGGCGGCAAGGGCGGTTCCGGCAACGTCGGCGGCGAAGTCATCGTCAAGAACCAGGGCACCATCCAGACCTACGGCGGCGCATCCTACGGTGTCTTCGCCGAGTCGGTGGGCGGCGGCGGCGGCATCGGCGTCGGCGCCCTCAGCAGCGACAACAAGAACCTGGTGATCAACTTCACCGCCGGCGGCAGCGGCGGCAGCGGCGCCAACGGCGGCGCGGTAACGGTGCAGAACAGCGGCACCATCCAGACCCGGGGCGACGAGGCGCACGCGATCGTCGCGCAAAGCGTGGGCGGCGGCGGTGGCGCCTTCATGATGGCCCCGCCGCCCAGCGACGCCGACGCCCCCGCGGCCACGGATGAAAAGGCTGCTTCCGCGGGCTCGCTGAAGGAACTGCTGAAGGCCGTCGGGATCGAAAAAATCCCCGCGGCGTCGACGGATGCCGGCAAGAAGCCTTCGTCCAAATCCGGCAGCTTCACGCTCGGCGGTTCCGGCGGCATGTCCGGCGGCGGCGGTGCGGTGACGGTCACCCATAGCGGCACCGTCACGACATCAGGCCTGGCCGCATTCGGCATCTTCGCGCAGTCCGTCGGTGGCGGCGGCGGCATCTCCAACGCCGCGGGCAGCCCCGGCGGCGTCAAGTATGCGGCGTCCTATGGCGGCAAGGGCGGCTCTTCCGGCAACGGCGGCGTCGTCAAGGTGGAGCTGGGCAACAATGCCTCGATCCGCACCGCCGGTGACTACTCCACGGCCGTGTATGCGCAGTCCATCGGCGGCGGCGGCGGCTACGGCGGCGCGTCGGTGCTGCAGGGCTATACGCTGCCGGTGTTCGGCAACAGCGGCGGCACCAGCGGCGACGGCGGCTATATCGAAGTCCGCACGATCGAAGGCGCCACCACCATTCAGACGCAAGGCGCCAAGGCGCATGGCGTGGTCGCGCAATCGCTGGGCGGCGGTGGCGGCACGGTCAGCGAGCTGCTCAAGACCGACACCACCGCGCGCGCCGCGCTGGAAAAAACCGCCACGGCGCTGACTGCCGTCGTCAAGGCGACGGGCGGCACCGGCACGCTGCTGGACAACATCGACAAGGTGCCGGAAGACCTGCAAGGCGTGGCGCGCTTGTTCGGCAATGACAAGGACACGGTCAACAACGTCCTGAACGCCCTGACGACCAGCCTGAACCAGCGCAGCGCTTCCCAGGGCACCGGCGGCGAGATCTGGGTGAAGCTGAATGGCGACATCAAGACCAACGGCGCCGATTCGTATGGCATCTTCGCCCAGAGCGGCTTCCAGCAAAGCACCGGCGCGCTCGATCCCACCCGTGCCGGTGGCAAGATCAGCGTCGACTACACGGGCGTCCTGCAAGGCGGTTCCGGCGACGGCGCGGCCATTGCCATCGACGGCGGCAAGTCCAACGTCATCACCATCGGAGCCGGGTCGTACGTCAGCGCGCTTTCGGGCCACGCCATCGTATCGACCTTCGGCCAGGAATCGGTGCGCAACTACGGCACCGTGGTGGGCGACATCAACCTGGCCCGCAACAACACCACGGAGTGGAACGAGTTCCGCAACGAGGCCGGGGGCACCTATGTGTCCGGCGGCAGCGGCATGGTCAACGTCAGCAATGGCGCGGGCTGGTTCTACAACGCCGGCAGCTTCGACGTGGGCGGCGTGGACACGATTTCCACCGCGACGGTCAACAAGGTCGACGTGCTCCTGGGCGGCGCCCTGCTGGTGGACGTCAACAGCCTGGCGGCGCCGGGTACGCCCAACGCCGACGTGTTGAAGGGCGCCAGGATATTCGTGGACGGCGTGGCGATCCAGCCCCACGCCGTGGATGGCCTGCTGCCCGGCACCTTCCAGGTGTTGTCTGCGGATTCCCTGGTGGTGAGGCAGCCGGCCACCGCCGGGGCCAACCCCGCCAGCCCGATTTCCTGGTCGGCGACGCAGACCGGCAACACCGTCTCGATTTCGCCGTCGGCGGATTTCGCGGGCAAGGCGCCCAGCGATCTCACCAACACCGAACGCTCGCTGGTCAGCAGCCTGCAAAGCGCCTGGGACGCCAGCAACCCAGGGGTGGCCGGTTTCTTCGCGGCCATGGCGAATATCGACTCGCCTGATAAATACGCCAGCGCGCTCAACAGCCTGACCGCCACCGAAGACCTGGCCCAGGTGGCCACCCGCCAGACGCTGGCCGGCCGCAAGTCCCTGAACGCCGCCCTGAGCTGCCCGGTCTTCGACGGCGACGGCGTCACCCTGCGCGAAACGCAATGCGTGTGGTCACGCATCACCGGCTCGCGCACGACCCAGAGCAGCAGTTCGGCGGGTGACGGCTTCTGGCAGAACGGCATCAGCTATCGCCTGGGCGGGCAGTGGGAGATCCGCCCGGACTGGTTCTTCGGGGTCACGGGCGCCTACAACACCAATTCCATGCACACCAACGACCGTATGACGTCGGTGCGGGGACAAGGTGGCGACGTCTCCGTGTCGCTGAAGCACCAGAGCGGCCCGTGGCTGCTGGCGGGCGCATTGCACGCCGGATACGGCAGCTATGACTCCGATTCCCTGTTCGTCATCGGCGACGATATGTGGAAAGCGGAAGCCCGCAATGACGTCTGGACCGCCGGCATGAGGTTGCGCGCGGCCTACGAGGTCGTGGCCGACAACTGGTATGTGCGGCCCTATGCGGACCTGGATGTGCTACACAGCTACATGCCCGGCTATACGCTGAGCGGCGACGGCGCGACGCTGAAGACCAGCTCGCTGAAGCAATGGACCTTCGCGATTTCGCCGATGATCGAAGTCGGCACCCGCGTCGACGCCGGCCGCTTCGGCTGGCTGCGTCCGTTCGTGTCCGTCGGCGGCACGTTCCTGGACAACAGCGGCTCGCGCAGCAAGGTGTCGTTCTCGGAAGGCGAAGGCGACGGGATCACGTTCACGTCGAAGTCTTCCCTGCCGAATCGCATGCTGAACCTGGGTGCGGGTGTCCAGCTCTACGCCAAGGACAAGTATGAGCTGCGCATGGAGTACCAGGCGCAGCTGGCATCGCATTTCACCAACCAGGAGCTCAGCCTGCGCGGGGCGTATCGGTTCTGAGGCTGCCATCGAACGCGCGCTGCAGCAGCGCGCGTATCGGTGCCCGTTCGATCGGGCGGGGATTCCAATAGGCATTCTGGCAGGCCAGATCGGCGGCGCGGTCGAGATCGGCTTCGCGCATGCCGAGCGCGGCAAGCGACACAGGCGCGCCAAGTTCGCGCGCCAATAGATGGATGCCCGTGGGCGCGTCGTCACAACCGAGCGCGTCCGCGATACGCGCCATCGCATGCGGGGCGGCGCTGGCGTTGTACGCCAGCGCGTGCGCCAGCACGACGGTGTGCGTGGGCGCGTGCGGCAGATCGAACGTTCCGCCCAGGGTATGGCACAGCTTGTGATGCAGCGCCATTCCGACCGCGCCCAGCACCGTTCCGCACAGCCAGGCGCCGTACAGCGCCCTGGCGCGTGCTTCGATGTTCGACGGTTCGCGCACGATGATCGGCAGACTGCCGGCCAGTGCGGCGATGCCCTCGTGCGCGAAAAGGTCCGTCACCGGGTTGGCGTCACGCGAATAGAGGCCTTCGGCGGCATGCGCGATCGCATTGATGCCGCTCGTCACCGACAGCGCGGTCGGCAGGCTCAGCGTCAGCTCGGGATCATAGATAACGGTCTTGGGAAGCACACGCAAGTCATTGCCGGTGCGCTTCAGGCCATCTTCGGTGAGGCCGTAGATGGGCGTCATTTCGCTACCGGCGTATGTCGTGGGTACTGCGATGATCGGCAATCCGCTGGTCAACGCAATGGCTTTCGCCAGGCCGATCGCGGAGCCTCCTCCGGCCGCAACGATGCAGTCGGCGCGGACTTGCGTGGCCAGTTCGCGCGCCTCGCGCGCCAGCTCGGCAGGCACATGCATCGCCGCGCGATCGAACAGGCCCGCGCAGGCGTCACCGAGCGTGTCGCACAGTGATTTGCCCAACGCGCGCTGCTCCGCGCCGCTTATGACGAGTGCGCGTCCGGCGCCCAGCAATCGTGCCTCGTCGGCGATGGTCGCGCGTTTTCCCGCGCCGAACACGACGCGTACGGCGCGGCCGCCGTAGACAAACTCACTGGCATGCATGGTTGGCGTCCTCGATGGGGTAGTCGACCTGTTTCCGTGCGACGCGAATGTCGCCGCCGCGCGCCGCCTTCATGCGGTTTCCTCGAGCGGGTTCAATACGAAGCGGTAGTCGAGCGTGTAGAAAGGTGTGTCCGACGTCGTGCCGTCGGGAGCGATGCCCGCCTCGTGGCGTTCCCAGTCGACGACCAGCGAGGAACGAACGCCGAACACCGCGTCGGAATCCAGGTAGCGGTCGCCGTCGCGAAACACATGCGTGATGAGCGGTTCGTAGCCTGCCGCCTGTATCCAGAAGTGCAGATGCGCGGGCCGCCACGGATGCCTGCCCAGCGCTTCCAGCATTTTGCCGACGGGGCCATCGTGAGGAATCGGATAGGCCTCCGCCAGGATGGAGCGGAAATGGAACGTGCCGTCCGCGGCAGTGCGCAGGCGGCCGCGTGCTTGCGGCACGATGCGGCCGTCGGCGTCCGTTTCGTGCTGGACGTCGTAGAAGCCGTCCTCGTCGGATTGCCATACATCGAGTTGCGCCCCGCCGACCGGCTCGCCATCGATGCCGGCCACGCTGCCGCTGACGAAGCATGGCATGCCGGCGGCGCCGTTCGCGATGTCGTCGCCCAACGCGTATTCCGGGGCGTCCGGCACGAAGAAGGGCCCGAGCACGGTCGCTTCGGTGCATGCGGGCGGCTTGCGATTGTTCTGCGAGGTCACCAGCATGGACAGCCCGAGCGTGTCGGACAGCAACACGAACTCCTGCCGGTGCTCGTCGGTGATATGGCCGACCTCGGTCAGAAAGCGGATCGCGTGGAACCACTCCTGTTCCGTGAGTTTCACCTCACGGGCGAATGCGTGCAGATGCTGCACGAGGCTGGTCATGACGGCGCGCAGGCGGTCGTTTTCACACTGCGACATGGACGCGATCACCGCCTGTGTAATCGTGTCTTCGTTGATATTGCGCATCGGTCTGCTCCGCAAGTATCCCGGCACTATAAACGCGTGCCGCGCGGTAAGCCGGAGACTTTGCCAGATCAGTCCTGGCCCTGAACTCCACATCCTTCATCATCTGCCAATTTTCGGCCATCTTTGCGTCGGAGTGTTTCCTGGGCCCGCGCCAAATCGACGCGATGCCGTTCAGTCCATGCGTACAGCGCCAAGCCTGCCGCCGTCAGCGCGAAGCCTGCCCATACGGCCGACAGCAGGCTGCTGCCCTGCGCGATGGCCTGCCCACCCGCCCAGGCGCCAACGGCGTTGGCCACGTTCAGGGCGGCGAGATTCATCGCGCCCATCAACGTCGGGGCGTCTGGCGCGGCCTGCGTCAGCCGGACCTGGATGGTCGGGATCGCCACCATCATCGTCGCGCCGACCGCGAACAGGCCCGCCATCAATACCCAGGCATTCCCGCCGCCCAGCGCCAACAGCGCCAGGGCAAGCAGCGCGCTGCCGAAGCCGATCAGCAGGCCCCGCGACGGATGGCGGTCGGCCAATCGGCCGCCGTAGATGTTGCCCACGGTCATGCCCACGCCGAACAGGCCCAGCGCGATCGGGATCCAGCGCTCGCCGAGCCCGGAGCCTTGGGTGACAAGCGGACCGATGAAGGTGTAGACCGCGAAGATGCTCGCCACGCCCAGGGCGGCGACCAGCACCATTGCCCAGACGGCCGGCCGGTTCAGCGCTCGCAGTTCCTGCAGCACCGGTCCACCGTCCAGCGCGGCGGAACGCGGTACCCAGGCCCATAGCGCCAGCAATGACAGCACGCCCAGCGCAGCCACGGCCAGATAGGCGTTGCGCCAACCCAGGGTCTGGCCCATCAGGGTAGCCAGCGGCGAGCCGACGATCGTGGCGATGGTCAGTCCGGTCATCACCAGTGCGAAGGCGCGTCCCCCTTGTCCCGGTCCGACGATGTAGGAGGCCACCACGGCGCCGGCGCCGAAGTAAGCGCCTTGCGGAATACCGCTCACGAAGCGCGCCAAAGTGAAGCTGCCCAGTCCAGCCGCGAACGCCGACAGCACGTTGCCCAGTACGAAGACCGCCATCAGGATCAACAGCAGATTCTTGCGGTTGAGCTTGGCGGCCAGGATGGTGACCGCCGGCCCGCCGAGCACCACGCCCAAGGCATACGCTTCAATGGCGTGCGTGGCGCCAGTCAGGTCCAGGTCCAGTCCCGCGGAGAACAACTGCAGCAGTCCCATGCTGGCGAATTCGGACGTCCCGATCGAAAAGGTCCCCAGGGCCAGCGCCAGCAGTGTCAGGGTCCTGCGGCTGATCTGGCGCGCATCGGTGCAATGCACCTTGGCCGATGCGCACTGGGGTTCGTAGGCTTCGTTGAACATGATGGTCTCTCCTGATGCCTGGGTTGGCTCGAGCGTGTTCAAACGCCCTGCGGCAGCGGCGCTTCCGGGTGCACCAGCCGCGCCTGGCGCAGCTCGCGCCAGAAGTCGGCCGGCACGTTCGCCTGCAGGCCGGCGCGATCCTCGGCGATACGCTCGGGGCGGCTGGCGCCGGGGATGACGGCAGCCACCGCCGGATGCGCCAGCGAGAATTGCAGTCCCGCCGCCTTCATGCTCACGCCATGGCTGTGGGCGATCGCCTTGATCGCCCGCACACGTTCCAGGATCTCCGGCGTCGCCGGGGCGTATTCGAAGTTCGGGCCGCCGACCAGCGCGCCTGAGCTATAGGGGCCACCGACCACGATGCCCAGGCCGCGCTCGGCCACCTTCGGCATCACCCGCTGCAGGGCGCGGGCATGATCGAGCAGCGTGTAGCGGCCGGCCAGCAGGAAGCCGTCGGGCCGCGGGCCCTGCAGGTCGAGCAGCAGTTCGATCGGCTCCACCCGATTCACCCCCAGGCCCCAGGCGCCGATCACGCCTTCGTCGCGCAGGCGATCGAGTGCCTTGAACGCGCCTTTGCGCGCGGTCTCGAAGACCCCGAGCCACTCGTCGCCGTAGAAGTCCTGGGCCACGTCATGCACCCATACGATGTCGAGCCGGTCCGTCTTCAGGCGTTGCAGGCTGTCCTCGATCGAACGCAGCGTCGCGGCTTCCGAGTAGTCGTTGACGATGCGGTTGGGACGTCCGTGGCGAAACACATCGCCCTTCTCGCCCAGGTCACGCGCCGAGACGTCTTCGACCTCGTCGAGGATCAGCCGGCCGACCTTGGTGGCCAGCACGTAGCTATCGCGGTCGCGGCCGGCCAACGCATTGCCCAGGCGCGCTTCCGCCAGGCCGGCGCCGTAGAAAGGCGCCGTATCGAAAAAGCGGATGCCATCCTGCCAGGCGGCGTCGACGGTGGCCCGGGCCTCGGGCTCGGGGATGGCGCGGAACATGTTGCCGAGTGGCGCGGTGCCGAAGCCCAGGTGGCCGGTGATGAGGTTCTTCAAGGTCATGACGCTCTCCGTTCGTGGATGGAATGAACGAATGATGGGCGTCGGCTAGTAATTCATCCAATTTATTTAATGGATTTAAGAATTATCTGTGAGAATATAGCTGGATGAGATACGACCTGAACCTGCTGCCGATCTTCGTCGCCTTGATGGAGGAGCGCAGCGTGACCCGCGCCGCCGACCGGCTGGGCATGACCCAGGCCGCGCTGTCCAATGCGCTGGCACGGCTGCGCACCATGCTGCAGGATCCCTTGTTCATCCGCGAGCGCTACGGCATGCGCCCCACGGCAAAGGCCGAAGCGCTGGCGCCGACGCTGGCGCAGGCGCTTGCCGCGATGGATACCGTCGTGCTGGGCCAGCAGGCCTTCGATCCGTCGCGCGCCGACCACATCGTCACGATCGCGCCCAACAGCTACGTCGAATTCGTTCTGGTGCCCGCCCTGGTCGCCCGCCTGAGCGCACTGGCGCCGGGCATCCGCCTGCGTACGTTGCCCTATGGCACCGACCTGACCGAAACGGGTGTGATTTCAGGCAACACCGCGATGGCGCTGGGCCGTATCAATGATGCGCCGGACAATCTTGTCGTACAGCACGTGGCCGACGACGGCCTGGCCTGCGTGGTGCGCGCGGACCATCCTGTCGTCGGTTCGCGCATCACCCGGGCCCAATACGAAGGACTCAGGCACGTCAACGTGATGCCGCCGGGGCGGCTGCGCGCGGGCCTGTTCCAGGCCTTGGAGCGGCAAGGGCTCAAGCGGGACGTAGTGGCTTCAGTCACGCACTTCGCCTCGATTCCGGAGATCGTCGCCGCCACCGATTATTGCGCGACGCTGCCGCAATTGATCTGCCGGCGGCTGTCACAGGATGCGCGCCTGAAGGTACTGCCCACGCCTGTCGATCTGGGAACCTTCCCACTCCACATCGCCTGGCATGTGCGCTATCGGCAGGACCCGGCCCACACCTGGTTGCGCACCCTGGTCGCCGAGGTGGCCCGTTCGCTTTGACCTCTGATCCGCAATGGGCGCTTGCCAGGCCGGCCCGCGTCATTCCACCTTCAACAGCCCCGACGCGATAAGCGCGCGATACGTCTCGGCCTGGCGATCCAGGAACTGGTCGAATTGCACGCCGCTCATCTTGACCGGCACGCCGCCGATGTCCTCGATGCGCCCGCGGACCGCGGGATCGTCCAGCGCGGCATTGCTGGCGTCGACCAGGCGCGCAATTGCCTCGGGCGGTGTGTCCTTGGGGGCCATGGTCGCCGTGAACGGTGCGATATCCACCTCCGGCTGCTTCAGTTCCGCCATGGTGGCGACGTCAGGCAAGGACGCCACGCGCTGGGGGAAGACCACGGACAGGGCGCGCAATTGGCCAGCCTTGATCAACTGCAGCGCCGACGGCAGGTCGGTCGCGACGGCGTCCAGCTGGCCGCCCAACAGATCCTGCACCGCCGGTCCCGCGCCCCGGTAGGCCGCAATGACGAACTGCTGGGACAGCGCCTTCTGCATCTGCAGGATGTTGACGTGGCCCGCCGTGCCATTGCCAGGATGGCCGAACTTCAATGTGCCGGGGTGGGCCTTCGCATAGGCCACCAGGTCCGCATAGGATTTCAGCGGCGAGTCCGCCTTGGTCACGATGACGCCAGGCACTTGCGTCAGCAGGGCCACCGGCTTCATGTCCTTCAGGCTGTAGCTGGCGGTCTTGCCGGCCAGCTGCCAGCTCGACACGATGGGGCCGGTGGTGCCGATCATGATCGTATAGCCGTCTGGCGCGGCTCGGACCATCTGGGTCGCGCCTATCATGCCGCCCGCGCCCCCCTTGTTTTCGACAATGAAGGTCTGGCCCAGCTGCTTGCCATACGCCTCGGCGAAAATGCGCGCGCTGCTGTCGGCATTGCCGCCCGGCACGAAGGGCACGATCACCCTTACGGCGCGATCGGGATAGTTGGACTTCTGCGCCCAGCCGGCCAGCGGATGCGCGAGCAGGCCGGCGGCGAGGGCCGCGGCGACAAAGCCGCGGCGGTGAGTTTGAAGGTTCATGGCGAGTCTCCCGTTTGATGAGTTTTGAAAGTGTTTGCCTGCATGCCTCGCGCTAGGTTGCGACGAGGTGATCCGTACTGAGTTGGTCGAGATCGCCGACCCCCAGTAAAGCCATGTCGCGATGGATCTCGTCGCGCAGAAGGGTGATGGCATGGGCCACGCCTGCCTGGCCGCCGACCGCGGCGGCATAGGCCATCGGCCGTCCCACGAAGACGTGGTCCGCCCCCTGCGCCAACGCCTTCAGGACATCCGTGCCGCGCCGGATGCCGCTATCCAGCATCAGGGCCATGCGGCCCTTGGCCTTGACCGCTTCGGGCAGCACCAGCATCGGCGGCGCGGTGCCGTCGAGCTGGCGGCCGCCGTGGTTGGACAGGATCACCCCATCCGCGCCCGCCTGCTCCGCGCGCATGACGTCGGCGGCGGAGATCAACCCCTTCACCACCAGCTTGCCGCGCCATTGCCGGCGCACCAGCGCCAGGTGTTCCCAGTTCAAGTGGTCGCGCAGGCCGAATTGGCGCACCACGCTGCGCGAGATGATGGGCACGCCTCTTCCCGCGCCGGCATTCTCGAAATGCGGCATGCCGTGCCTGACCAGCGTGCGTCCCAGCGTGCCCAGCAGCCAACGCGGACGAAGCAGGCCGTCCCAGGCCAGCCGCAGCCCGGGCCGCAGAGGCGTGGTGAAGCCCACCCGGACGTTGTTCTCGCGATTCGCCAGCGTGGCCGTATCCACGGTGATGACCAGGGTCTTGAACCCAGCCTTTTCCACACGCTGGAGCAAGCCTTCGATATGCGCCTGCTCGCCCGGGATATAAGCCTGGAACCAGCCGCAGGTCGGCGCCGCCTGGGCGACCCTTTCCATGCGGGTCAGCGACGCGCCGCTCAGCACATAAGGAATCCCCGCGGCTTCGGCCGCGCGTGCCATGATGACGTCGCCGTCGAAGGCGAACATCGCGCATAGCCCCATGGGCGCGATCCCGAACGGCGCCCGGTATGCCTGCCCCATCAGCGTCCGCTCCTGGTCCCGGGCGGACACGTCGACCAGCACATTGGTGCGGAACATCCACTTCCGGAAGGCTGCGACGTTGGCCTGCAAGGTGACGTTGTCCTCGACCCCGCCCTGCAGATAGCCGAAGATCGGCCGCGGCAGCACCCGCTTCGCCGCCTCTTCCAGGTCGCCCAGTGAAAGAATGCCGCGCAGCCGGGGAGGAATATGGCGCCGGGCGTTGGGCGCGGGCCCGAGCTGTTGGCGCGGTAGGGTCGTCGTCATGGGCGTTCCGTGTGACCTCTGCATAGCCTGCAGAAAGGCCGCATTGGAAATCACGCCGGCCCATGCCGGCAATTCGTTACGCCCTGCGTAACATCATGGGTGCCAGGTCGCCCGCAGGGCGGTGGCGGGAACGGCGCCCAGGGCCACGCCCAGCCGCTTGGCGGCGTCCACTGTGGCGGGCGCCAGCCTGCGCAGGACGGCGGGCGTCAACCGCTCCACCGGACCGGAAGTGCTGATGGCGCCGAGCACCGTTCCGTGCGCGCCCCGCACCGCCGCCGCCACCGCGGCCGCGCCGGTGGAGCGCTCGGCGCGCGCCCAGTGATAGCCCTGGCGGCGGATGCGCTCGTAGAGGTCGCCCGGCTCGCCCAGCGCGGCGAGGATGGTCCGCCCGGGCGCTCCGAGATCCAGCGGCAGGAGCTCGCCCGACCGGGGATGGTCGGGGCGCGCATTCGGGCCGTCGCAGCGCATCAGGCAACTGCGCAGATTGCCTTCATGCACGTAGAACGAGGCGCTCTCGCCCGTCTCCATGGAGAGCTTGCGCAGGATGGGTTCGATGACCGAGCCCACGTCGAACTGCGCCTGGTAGCGGGAGCCTATCCAGCCGGCGGCCGGGCCGAGCCGCCACGCACCGTCTTCGCGCTGCACCATGAATCGGGACAGCGCCAGGGTGCGGGCCAGCCGCAGCGCGGTGGGCTTGTGCATGCCCGTGCGGCGGGCGAGTTCGGTCAGGGAAAGGAACACCTCGTCGCCGCCGTCGAAGGCCTTGAGCAGCGACATGGCGCGGACGACGGCGTGCACATGCTCCTGGCCGGCGACGGGCGGGATGTCGGCGGGCCCCTTGAGGATCCCGGGCCCGGGCGACCGCGCCGGCGCCGTGGGTGCGTGCGATTTCGCCATACGGTTTTCCATCCGCGTATCGGTTGTCTCCAGGCGCGATGTTACGCCAGCCGTAACGCGTTGCGCGGGCGCGTGCGGCTGATCATCATTCGATTCCTGATCGATAACAACAGACCGGAGACGATGCGATGAGCACCCGGGTGAACCATGGCCGGCGTCGCCTGCCAGGCGCGGTCCTGTTGGCATCCATAGGCCGCCGCCTTGTCCGCTATCGCTTGAGTGACGATGGGTTCGTCGAGCGGGACCGCCTGGCGCTGCCGCTCACCGTTCAATACGCCTGCTTCCATCCGGCCGGGCCGATCGCCTACGTCGCCTGCAGCAATGGCGGCGTCGCCAGTCCGGGGGACCGTCACTGCCTGGTCCAGGTGTCCTTGGACGGCACCGGTATGCGCATGGTGGCTGAACCGGTCGCGCTGCCATACCGCCCGCTGCATGCGTCGGTGGACCACGAAAGCAAGCGCCTCGTGCTTGCCTACAACCGTCCGGCCGCGGTGACCCTGCATGATCTCGACGACGATGGCCGCGTGGCGCCGCGGCGTCGGCTGCTGGCGGAAGGTACCGCACTGGTCGGGTACTTCCCGCATCAGGTGATACCGATGCCCGGCAGCCGGAACCTGCTTCTGACATGCCGTGGCGATGACGCAGGCAAGGCCAGCGCGGAGAACCCGGGATCCTTGCGAGTACTGCGAGACGAAGGCCAGACGCTTGCATGCGCACAGACGGTCGCGCCGAATGGCGGCTTCGGTTTCGGCCCGCGCAACTGCGCTTTCCACCCGCGGGGGCATCTGTTGTATGCGGTGCTGGAACGCCAGAACCGCCTGGCGGCATTCCCTTATCGGGAAGGCGTCATCGCGCCCCAACCGAGCTGGGACGTGGGGCTGCTGGAGGACTCCGGCAACGTAAGGCGGCCGCAACTGGGCGGCGCCATCGCGATCCACCCCACCGGCCGATACGTCTACGTCGTCAACCGCGCGCATCCGGTCGCGGACGGCTCGGGTCGGCTGCCGGCCGACGCGATGGCCTGCGGAGAGAACAGCGTCGTGGTCTTCCACCTCGATGCCCAGACCGGCGAGCCGCGGGAGATGCAGCGCCTGGCGCTGAAAGGCCTGCACGCACGCTGTCTTGCGCTGACCGCCGACGGCAAGCTGCTCGTCGCCGCCCCGCGCCAGGCTGGCCGCTTCATGCACGACGACGGCCGCATCGTCGACTGCACGGCGGGTTTCGCCACTTTTCACGTCGCCGATACCGGTCGGCTGACATTCATCCGTCAGGACGTCGTCGACGTAGGCAACGATCAGCTGTTCTGGGCCGATTTCGCACCGGTCTGAGCGCTGGCCCGCGCGTCCGCGTCGCCTTCAGGCACTCAACTCCAGCCCATGACGTTTCATGACTGACTTCAGCATGGCGATATCCGGCGGACCGCCGGCGCCCAGTACCCCGGCCACTTCACGGAAGTAATCGGGACCGATGTTGGCGGGCGAGAACACCACCAGCGCGCGGGCTGGAACATCGCCGGGGTTGGAGAAATGATGGACGCTGCCGCGCGGCGAGAAACAGTGGTCCCCCACGTTCAAGACCT
Encoded proteins:
- a CDS encoding alpha-hydroxy acid oxidase, with protein sequence MTTTLPRQQLGPAPNARRHIPPRLRGILSLGDLEEAAKRVLPRPIFGYLQGGVEDNVTLQANVAAFRKWMFRTNVLVDVSARDQERTLMGQAYRAPFGIAPMGLCAMFAFDGDVIMARAAEAAGIPYVLSGASLTRMERVAQAAPTCGWFQAYIPGEQAHIEGLLQRVEKAGFKTLVITVDTATLANRENNVRVGFTTPLRPGLRLAWDGLLRPRWLLGTLGRTLVRHGMPHFENAGAGRGVPIISRSVVRQFGLRDHLNWEHLALVRRQWRGKLVVKGLISAADVMRAEQAGADGVILSNHGGRQLDGTAPPMLVLPEAVKAKGRMALMLDSGIRRGTDVLKALAQGADHVFVGRPMAYAAAVGGQAGVAHAITLLRDEIHRDMALLGVGDLDQLSTDHLVAT
- a CDS encoding IclR family transcriptional regulator; this translates as MAKSHAPTAPARSPGPGILKGPADIPPVAGQEHVHAVVRAMSLLKAFDGGDEVFLSLTELARRTGMHKPTALRLARTLALSRFMVQREDGAWRLGPAAGWIGSRYQAQFDVGSVIEPILRKLSMETGESASFYVHEGNLRSCLMRCDGPNARPDHPRSGELLPLDLGAPGRTILAALGEPGDLYERIRRQGYHWARAERSTGAAAVAAAVRGAHGTVLGAISTSGPVERLTPAVLRRLAPATVDAAKRLGVALGAVPATALRATWHP
- a CDS encoding cupin domain-containing protein, coding for MDTAQGKLITIGSLSMRFLVDGRDTTGHMAMAEMIVQPQAKVPPPHRHVDVDETIHILEGSLTYRVDDRVQVLNVGDHCFSPRGSVHHFSNPGDVPARALVVFSPANIGPDYFREVAGVLGAGGPPDIAMLKSVMKRHGLELSA
- a CDS encoding lactonase family protein codes for the protein MSTRVNHGRRRLPGAVLLASIGRRLVRYRLSDDGFVERDRLALPLTVQYACFHPAGPIAYVACSNGGVASPGDRHCLVQVSLDGTGMRMVAEPVALPYRPLHASVDHESKRLVLAYNRPAAVTLHDLDDDGRVAPRRRLLAEGTALVGYFPHQVIPMPGSRNLLLTCRGDDAGKASAENPGSLRVLRDEGQTLACAQTVAPNGGFGFGPRNCAFHPRGHLLYAVLERQNRLAAFPYREGVIAPQPSWDVGLLEDSGNVRRPQLGGAIAIHPTGRYVYVVNRAHPVADGSGRLPADAMACGENSVVVFHLDAQTGEPREMQRLALKGLHARCLALTADGKLLVAAPRQAGRFMHDDGRIVDCTAGFATFHVADTGRLTFIRQDVVDVGNDQLFWADFAPV